The following coding sequences lie in one Spinacia oleracea cultivar Varoflay chromosome 1, BTI_SOV_V1, whole genome shotgun sequence genomic window:
- the LOC110783929 gene encoding protein NRT1/ PTR FAMILY 6.4 encodes MVLAGEYADKHGEDSEAVVDYNGNPVDKSRTGGWLAAGLILGTEFAERVCVMGISMNLVTYLVGDLHLSSSKSATIVTNFMGTLNLLGLFGGFVADAKLGRYLTVAIFASIAAMGVALLTLATSIPSMIPPPCSNFRAPENDCVAANGKQLAMLYAALYILALGGGGIKSNVSGFGTDQFDPSNPKEEKAMVFFFNRFYFCISIGSLLAVTVLVYIQDDVGRGWGYGISAATMMIGVLVLLAGTRLYRYKSPQGSPLTVVWRVLFLAFKKRKLTHPSKPDFLNGFQTAKISYTPLFRCLDKAAIIDDFAAKDENRFNPWIVSTMTEVEEVKMVLKLFPIWSTCILFWTVYSQMTTFTIEQATFMNRKIGSFEVPAGSFSVFLFISILLFTSLNERFFVPIARRLTHNPQGLTSLQRVGVGLASAMAAMIAAAIVEKHRKEKALHGIKLSAFWLVPQYLFVGAGEGFAYVGQLEFFIREAPEKMKSMSTGFFLSTLAMGFFVSSLLVSIVDQTSHETWLKSNLNKGKLDDFYWLLAGLVALDFIAFLFFSMKHQYKVRQHIEVLENDEKELWEKGNGVA; translated from the exons ATG GTTTTAGCAGGGGAATATGCTGATAAACATGGTGAAGACAGTGAAGCTGTAGTCGACTATAATGGAAATCCAGTAGATAAGTCTCGTACTGGAGGGTGGCTTGCTGCCGGCCTCATTTTAG GGACTGAATTTGCTGAAAGAGTATGTGTTATGGGAATTTCAATGAATTTGGTGACGTACTTGGTTGGAGATCTGCACCTTTCATCATCAAAATCTGCTACTATAGTGACCAACTTCATGGGAACTCTCAATCTTCTAGGATTGTTTGGAGGATTTGTCGCTGATGCTAAACTAGGACGGTACTTGACTGTTGCTATATTTGCATCCATAGCAGCAATG GGAGTGGCACTCTTAACATTGGCAACCTCAATTCCAAGCATGATACCCCCTCCATGCAGCAACTTCAGGGCACCAGAGAATGACTGTGTTGCAGCAAATGGCAAGCAATTAGCCATGCTATACGCTGCTCTTTACATCCTCGCCCTTGGTGGAGGTGGCATAAAATCCAATGTCTCAGGTTTTGGCACTGACCAATTTGATCCATCAAATCCAAAAGAAGAAAAGGCTATGGTCTTCTTCTTCAACAGGTTCTACTTCTGCATCAGCATAGGCTCACTGTTAGCAGTTACTGTTCTTGTTTATATTCAAGATGATGTAGGAAGAGGTTGGGGTTATGGCATATCAGCTGCTACCATGATGATAGGAGTCCTTGTTCTTCTGGCCGGAACACGGTTATACCGGTACAAATCTCCTCAGGGAAGTCCCCTGACAGTTGTTTGGAGAGTGCTTTTCCTGGCCTTTAAAAAGAGGAAGCTAACTCATCCTTCAAAACCAGATTTTCTGAATGGATTTCAGACTGCCAAGATTTCTTACACTCCTTTGTTCAG ATGTCTTGACAAAGCGGCAATCATAGACGATTTTGCTGCAAAGGACGAAAACAGGTTCAACCCATGGATAGTTTCAACTATGACAGAAGTAGAAGAGGTGAAAATGGTGCTTAAACTCTTCCCAATTTGGTCCACCTGTATACTCTTCTGGACAGTTTATTCTCAGATGACTACATTCACCATTGAACAAGCAACTTTCATGAACCGGAAAATAGGATCCTTTGAAGTTCCTGCTGGATCTTTCTCCGTCTTCCTCTTCATCTCCATCCTCCTCTTCACGTCCTTGAACGAAAGGTTCTTCGTCCCCATTGCTAGGAGACTCACTCACAATCCTCAAGGTCTCACGAGCCTTCAAAGGGTTGGTGTAGGTCTTGCATCTGCTATGGCCGCGATGATTGCTGCTGCTATTGTTGAGAAGCACAGGAAAGAAAAAGCACTTCATGGAATCAAACTCAGCGCGTTCTGGCTTGTTCCTCAGTACTTATTTGTTGGTGCAGGGGAGGGGTTCGCTTATGTTGGTCAGCTCGAGTTCTTCATCAGGGAAGCTCCTGAAAAGATGAAATCTATGAGCACTG GGTTTTTCTTGAGCACTCTTGCAATGGGGTTCTTTGTGAGCAGCTTGCTAGTCTCTATAGTTGATCAAACATCGCACGAAACATGGTTGAAGAGCAATTTGAACAAGGGGAAGTTGGATGATTTCTATTGGTTACTTGCAGGGTTGGTGGCATTAGACTTCATTGCTTTCCTGTTTTTCTCCATGAAACATCAATACAAGGTGAGACAACACATAGAAGTATTGGAAAATGATGAGAAGGAGCTTTGGGAGAAAGGCAATGGAGTTGCCTAA
- the LOC110783928 gene encoding DDB1- and CUL4-associated factor homolog 1, with protein sequence MMEATTSSVEEPPSSSQSQPQPSPPPPPEQTEDSAAGEEVEDDDEEDEEDDVSVSKAQKFMEIITSSPDNPNLKALHALASLLETQESRYMEEADHSSSNQTRASHSIGRLGNIVRENDEFFELISSKYLSESRYSTSIQAASARVLLSCSVTWMYPHVFEDAVTENIKNWVLDDSARDSCGDGGLWKQQFGEKKCSDFDMRKTYSTGLLALGLTSGSQVVEDVLTSGLSAKLMRCLRNRVLGETSISQKDTTHVLDSKSASLGGGGRGRDESRARLRPSLEAASLDDSRIQEDGGSADLVGERDHDRSFNWQVHGEEQWINAEPPDGLAEEVDIHDADIDGEGCWRGRDVLDGRLKIGERNGPGRSLHDEDYNESTRDDSARRRVNRWMRSRGKTRVNESTIEPEQPIMSPGSGSRGGQLRSSRERSTTRNLDGKRGTDNKKSSGRTTAEGKAVDREDIDECIYECRIGTKDISDLIKTAVRSAEAEARAVDAPIEAIKVAGEAAAELVKSAAMDEFAATNSEDAAFLAASRAASTVIDAGHAANTDEVSRNSDNASVDLPKDGAAEPDQNDDIEFFIPDSDTLAQQMEKYCIQCLVLLGEYVEVLGPVLHEKGVDVSLALLQRYSKEKKESEIVSSLPEVLKLICALAAHRKFAAVFVDRGGIQKLLAVPRVLHTFFGLSSCLFTIGSLQGIMERVCALPSDVIRRLVELGLQLLECPQDQARKNAALFFAAAFVFRAILDVFDAQDGLQKSLGLLRDAASVRSGVNSGTLGASAPGALRNDRSNADVLTSSEKQIAYHTCVALRQYFRAQLLLLVDTVRPNKSNRSIARHIPSIRAGYKPLDISNEAMDAVFLLIQKDRKLGPALVRARWPAVERFLACNGHVTMLELCQAPPVERYLHDLLQYALGILHIVTIVPYGRKLIVTATLSNDRVGIAVILDAASGPGYIDPDIIQQALNVLINLVCPPPSISNKSPLLAQNQQSISVQTSNVSTETRDRNTERSVSDRSHPVPGQNEARERNGEPSTAERGLSTNNIMQSPSPNIASGLVGDRRISLGAGAGCAGLAAQLEQGYRQAREAVRSNNGIKVLLQLLQTRVVLPPATLDCLRALACRVLLGLARDDTIAHILTKLQVGKKLSEVIRDLGNQNPGTEQNRWQTELTQAAIELIAIVTNSGRASTLAATDAATPTLRRIERAAIAAATPITYHSRELLLLMHEHLQACGLSSSAATLMKEAQLTPLPSLSAPSSLAHHASVQEMPSIQIQWPYGRAPGGFLNNRLKMLTQNEEPHLTCDSAVSVKKKPLFFSSSFSGRSKGRPSYAEMQTPFVSKAHSSSRRDLGPAVPSETPVPALEMTSDADAHVKTPIVLPMKRKLTELKEVVLASSAKRLNAGDHGLKSPVFQTPNSIRRGSLLNDLSGAATPNSSFKDLYGRQTPLAGQVENFEDGQYNDSPLPPSHPGLLGDLQPANSERLTLDSIVVQYLKHQHRQCPAPITTLPPLSLLHPHVCPEHRRSLDAPSNVTARLSTREFRSMYGGIHGSRKDRQFVYSRFRPWRTCRDDAAALLTCMTFLGDSSQIASGSHSGELKIFDTNSNNILETCTSHQTPLTLVQSHPSNTTHLVLSSSSLDVKLWDASSISGGPIQTFEGCKAARFGNAGTCFAALPSETSQREILLYDVATHQLDQKLSDTSSGFSGRGNAYSILHFSPSDTMLLWNGVLWDRRVSGPVHRFDQFTDYGGGGFHPAGNEVIINSEVWDLRNFRLLRSVPSLDQTVITFNSSGDVIYAILRRNLDDIMSSVHTRRCKHPLFSAFRTLDAVNYSDIATIPVDRAVLDFAAEPTDSFVGLVTMDDQDEMFSSARVYEIGRRRPPDDDSDPDDVESEEDEDDDDDDEDDVDLDPILGPDLDGDGDSDGDDHDDTGSDDDDDEDDGDFLVDGGGYDVGGGILELLTEGDEDDDDDSDMMGSYSSGDEFM encoded by the exons ATGATGGAGGCGACGACGTCGTCCGTGGAAGAACCTCCGTCTTCGTCGCAATCACAACCGCAGCCGTCACCGCCACCACCGCCAGAGCAGACAGAGGATTCTGCTGCCGGCGAAGAggtggaggatgatgatgaagagGATGAGGAGGATGATGTTTCGGTTTCCAAAGCTCAGAAGTTTATGGAAATAATTACTTCTTCTCCTGATAACCCTAATTTGAAAGCTCTTCATGCCCTTGCTTCTCTCCTTGAAACTCAGGAATCCag GTACATGGAAGAGGCAGATCATTCGTCCTCCAATCAAACACGGGCTTCACACAGTATTGGCCGCTTGGGTAATATAGTTCGG GAAAATGATGAATTCTTTGAATTAATATCATCAAAATATCTATCAGAGTCTAGATACTCAACATCTATCCAGGCTGCTTCGGCGAGGGTGCTTCTTAGCTGTTCGGTAACTTGGATG TATCCCCATGTTTTTGAAGATGCTGTTacggaaaacataaaaaattGGGTGCTGGATGACAGTGCGAGAGATTCCTGTGGTGATGGTGGCTTATGGAAACAGCAATTTGGTGAGAAAAAGTGCTCAGATTTTGATATGCGCAAGACCTACTCTACAGGCCTACTCGCGTTAGGCTTAACCAG TGGTAGTCAAGTTGTTGAAGATGTCTTAACTTCTGGTTTGTCGGCTAAGCTGATGCGTTGTCTTCGAAATCGGGTCCTGGGTGAGACAAGTATTAGTCAAAAAGACACAACTCATGTGCTGGACAGTAAAAGTGCTTCTCTTGGAGGCGGAGGAAGAGGTAGAGATGAAAGTCGTGCCAGGTTACGACCATCGCTGGAGGCTGCTTCTCTAGATGATTCCAGGATACAAGAAGATGGAGGTTCAGCAGATTTAGTTGGTGAGAGGGACCATGATAGAAGCTTTAATTGGCAGGTGCATGGAGAAGAACAATGGATTAATGCAGAGCCACCTGATGGATTGGCTGAAGAGGTTGACATTCATGATGCAGATATTGATGGAGAGGGTTGTTGGCGTGGGCGGGATGTGCTTGATGGGAGGTTGAAAATTGGGGAAAGAAACGGACCTGGGAGATCCTTGCATGATGAGGATTATAATGAAAGCACAAGAGATGATTCTGCCAGACGTAGAGTGAACCGGTGGATGAGGTCCAGGGGGAAAACCAGGGTTAATGAAAGTACTATAGAGCCTGAACAGCCTATTATGTCTCCTGGGTCAGGAAGCCGTGGGGGGCAATTGCGTAGTAGTAGGGAGAGAAGTACAACTAGAAACTTGGATGGTAAACGAGGGACTGATAATAAGAAAAGCTCAGGCAGGACAACTGCTGAAGGCAAGGCAGTGGATAGAGAAGATATTGATGAATGCATCTATGAGTGCAGAATAGGCACCAAGGACATCTCAGATCTTATAAAAACTGCTGTTAGATCTGCTGAAGCTGAAGCAAGAGCTGTCGACGCACCAATAGAAGCTATCAAAGTTGCTGGAGAGGCTGCTGCTGAACTTGTGAAAAGTGCTGCAATGGAT GAGTTCGCAGCTACAAATAGCGAAGATGCTGCATTTTTGGCAGCTTCAAGAGCAGCATCCACTGTTATTGATGCAGGCCATGCAGCTAACACAGATGAAGTTTCAAG gaacTCTGACAATGCCAGTGTGGATTTACCAAAAGATGGAGCTGCTGAGCCGGATCAGAACGATGATATAGAATTTTTTATCCCAGATAGTGATACACTTGCACAGCAAATGGAGAAGTATTGCATCCAGTGTCTTGTGCTCTTAGGAGAATATGTTGAAGTTTTGGGGCCTGTGCTGCATGAGAAGGGGGTAGATGTTTCCCTAGCATTATTACAGAGATATTCCAAAGAAAAAAAGGAATCAGAAATTGTCTCTTCCCTGCCTGAAGTGTTGAAGCTGATATGTGCTTTAGCTGCTCATAGAAAATTCGCTGCAGTGTTTGTGGATCGGGGTGGCATCCAAAAGTTGCTTGCTGTACCAAGAGTCCTCCACACTTTCTTTGGCCTTTCTTCTTGCTTGTTTACTATTGGGTCTCTTCAG GGCATCATGGAGCGTGTTTGTGCTCTGCCCTCTGATGTAATTCGTAGGCTGGTTGAGTTGGGTCTACAGCTTCTGGAGTGCCCGCAGGATCAGGCCCGAAAAAATGCAGCTTTATTCTTCGCCGCTGCATTTGTATTCAGAGCTATTCTTGATGTTTTTGATGCACAGGATGGTTTGCAGAAATCACTTGGTCTTTTGCGTGATGCTGCTTCTGTAAGATCAGGAGTTAATTCAGGGACCTTGGGTGCTTCAGCCCCAGGAGCACTTAGAAATGATCGATCAAATGCTGATGTACTTACATCATCTGAAAAACAGATAGCTTATCACACTTGTGTTGCTTTGCGACAGTATTTTAGAGCACAGCTGTTGTTGCTGGTGGATACTGTCCGTCCTAATAAAAGCAATCGAAGCATAGCTCGTCATATTCCAAGCATTAGAGCTGGCTATAAGCCTCTTGACATAAGCAATGAAGCCATGGATGCAGTTTTTCTTCTGATACAAAAGGACCGGAAGCTTGGTCCTGCTTTGGTCAGAGCTAGATGGCCAGCAGTTGAGAGATTTTTAGCTTGTAATGGACACGTGACAATGCTGGAGCTGTGTCAG GCTCCACCTGTTGAGCGTTATCTGCACGACTTGCTTCAATATGCGTTGGGTATTTTGCATATTGTTACAATAGTACCATATGGCCGGAAATTGATCGTTACTGCCACTTTAAGCAATGATCGTGTTGGGATAGCTGTCATTTTGGATGCTGCTAGTGGGCCTGGCTATATAGACCCTGAT ATTATTCAGCAGGCATTAAATGTGTTGATCAACCTTGTTTGCCCTCCACCATCAATCAGCAATAAATCGCCTCTCCTTGCACAAAATCAGCAATCTATTTCAGTCCAAACTTCAAATGTTTCTACAGAGACTAGAGATAGAAATACAGAGAGGAGTGTCTCTGATCGATCGCATCCTGTGCCCGGTCAAAATGAAGCAAGAGAGCGAAATGGTGAACCCAGTACTGCAGAACGGGGTCTGTCTACGAATAATATCATGCAAAGCCCATCTCCAAACATAGCCTCCGGGTTAGTTGGAGATCGTAGAATTTCCTTGGGTGCTGGAGCTGGTTGTGCTGGCCTTGCTGCTCAGTTAGAACAAGGATATCGCCAAGCAAGAGAGGCTGTTCGTTCCAATAATGGCATTAAGGTTCTTCTGCAACTCCTTCAAACCCGTGTGGTATTGCCTCCAGCAACTCTTGATTGTTTACGTGCACTAGCGTGCCGAGTTTTGCTTGGCTTGGCCAGGGATGATACTATTGCACATATATTGACAAAGCTCCAG GTTGGCAAAAAGTTGTCAGAAGTGATAAGAGATTTGGGAAACCAGAACCCTGGAACTGAGCAGAACCGGTGGCAAACAGAGCTTACACAGGCAGCTATTGAGTTAATTGCG ATTGTGACGAATTCAGGCCGCGCAAGTACTTTAGCTGCTACTGATGCCGCTACCCCTACACTAAGGCGTATAGAGAGAGCTGCTATTGCTGCAGCTACCCCTATTACATACCATTCAAG GGAACTCTTGCTGCTTATGCATGAACACCTACAGGCTTGTGGTTTATCCTCTAGTGCTGCTACACTGATGAAAGAGGCACAGTTGACACCTCTGCCATCCTTATCTGCACCATCATCTCTTGCTCACCATGCTTCTGTACAGGAGATGCCATCTATACAGATTCAGTGGCCATATGGCCGGGCTCCTGGTGGATTTCTCAACAACAGGTTAAAGATGCTGACCCAGAATGAGGAACCCCACTTAACATGTGATTCGGCTGTCTCTGTAAAGAAGAAGCCTCTATTTTTTTCATCTAGCTTCAGTGGCCGATCAAAGGGTCGGCCTTCATATGCGGAGATGCAAACACCTTTCGTGAGCAAGGCACACAGTAGTTCAAGAAGGGACCTGGGACCTGCAGTTCCATCAGAAACTCCTGTACCAGCTTTGGAAATGACTTCTGATGCTGATGCTCATGTGAAAACCCCAATAGTGTTGCCTATGAAAAGGAAGCTTACAGAGCTGAAGGAGGTTGTTTTAGCCTCGTCTGCAAAACGGTTGAATGCCGGTGATCACGGATTAAAATCTCCTGTATTCCAAACTCCAAATAGCATTCGCAGAGGAAGTCTTTTAAACGACTTGTCAGGTGCTGCTACCCCAAATTCTAGCTTCAAGGATTTGTATGGGCGGCAAACACCTTTAGCTGGCCAGGTTGAGAATTTTGAGGATGGTCAGTACAATGATTCTCCTCTTCCTCCCTCCCATCCAGGGCTTTTAGGTGATTTACAACCTGCCAACTCTGAAAGGCTGACCTTAGACTCTATTGTTGTTCAGTACTTGAAGCATCAGCATCGCCAGTGTCCTGCTCCCATAACTACTCTACCTCCCCTTTCTCTCTTACACCCTCATGTTTGTCCTGAACATAGACGAAGCCTTGATGCTCCATCGAATGTGACTGCTCGCCTTTCTACTCGTGAATTCAGAAGTATGTATGGTGGGATCCATGGAAGTAGGAAAGATCGTCAATTTGTGTACAGCCGGTTCAGGCCATGGCGAACCTGTAGAGATGATGCTGCTGCCCTTCTGACATGCATGACATTTCTTGGTGACTCTTCCCAGATTGCTTCTGGAAGTCATTCTGGAGAGCTCAAAATTTTTGACACCAATAGTAATAATATTTTGGAAACTTGTACCAGCCATCAGACTCCTTTAACACTTGTTCAGTCGCATCCTTCTAATACGACTCATCTAGTGCTCTCTTCCAGCTCCCTTGATGTGAAGTTGTGGGATGCATCTTCGATTTCAGGTGGGCCTATCCAAACTTTTGAAGGATGTAAGGCTGCTAGGTTTGGCAACGCTGGGACTTGTTTTGCAGCCTTACCTAGTGAAACATCTCAACGAGAAATTCTCTTGTATGATGTGGCAACACACCAGTTGGATCAGAAACTGTCAGATACATCTTCTGGTTTTTCTGGTCGAGGTAATGCATACTCTATTTTACACTTTAGTCCTTCAGATACAATGTTGCTTTGGAATGGTGTCTTATGGGATCGAAGGGTTTCTGGTCCTGTCCATCGATTTGACCAGTTCACAGATTATGGTGGTGGCGGCTTTCATCCTGCCGGAAATGAG GTTATTATAAACTCGGAAGTTTGGGATCTGCGGAACTTCAGGCTTCTTAGAAGTGTGCCTTCTCTTGACCAAACTGTAATCACATTTAACAGTAGTGGGGATGTCATTTATGCCATATTGAGGAGGAATCTTGACGATATAATGTCGTCGGTTCACACTCGTCGTTGCAAACATCCACTGTTTTCTGCATTTCGCACATTGGATGCTGTGAACTACTCTGATATTGCCACCATCCCCGTGGATCGGGCTGTTCTAGACTTTGCAGCCGAGCCAACAGATTCATTCGTTGGGTTGGTCACTATGGATGACCAGGATGAGATGTTCTCATCTGCTAGGGTTTACGAGATTGGTCGCAGAAGACCTCCCGATGACGACTCCGATCCCGATGATGTTGAAAGTGAGGAGGATGAAGATGACGACGAcgatgatgaagatgatgtGGATCTAGATCCCATTTTAGGCCCAGATCTTGACGGAGACGGTGATAGTGACGGTGATGATCACGACGATACCGGGagcgatgatgatgatgatgaagatgatggCGACTTCTTGGTAGATGGTGGCGGTTATGATGTAGGGGGTGGGATTCTCGAGCTTTTGACAGAAGGGGATGAAGATGACGATGATGACAGCGACATGATGGGATCTTATAGCAGTGGGGATGAATTCATGTAA